A stretch of the Vicia villosa cultivar HV-30 ecotype Madison, WI unplaced genomic scaffold, Vvil1.0 ctg.000645F_1_1, whole genome shotgun sequence genome encodes the following:
- the LOC131630115 gene encoding uncharacterized protein LOC131630115 yields the protein MAESSSTNEKFVQPAIPRFDGFYEHWEKLMENFLRAKEYWTLIVKGLDTVPEGTQPKETQMTVIEEQQLKDMKIKNYLYQAIDREIVETILNDDTSKQIWDSMKQKFKGSTRVKKAQLQTLKSEFEILKMKEGESVNAYFGKTLSIAKQMKACGKTIQERDIKGKILRSLVPKFNYVVCSIEEFNNVDTVTVDEL from the coding sequence ATGGCTGAGAGTAGTAGTACCAACGAAAAGTTCGTGCAACCGGCAATCCCACGATTCGATGGGTTCTATGAGCACTGGGAAAAACTGATGGAGAATTTCCTTCGTGCAAAGGAATATTGGACCCTAATTGTGAAGGGACTCGACACAGTTCCAGAAGGCACTCAACCGAAAGAAACACAAATGACGGTGATAGAGGAGCAACAGTTGAAAGATATGAAGATAAAGAATTATCTGTATCAAGCAATTGATAGAGAAATCGTGGAGACCATACTCAATGATGATACTTCCAAGCAGATTTGGGACTCTATGAAACAAAAGTTCAAGGGTTCCACGAGGGTGAAAAAGGCTCAATTGCAAACATTGAAGTCTGAGTTTGAAATACTCAAAATGAAGGAGGGAGAGAGTGTTAATGCCTATTTTGGGAAAACTCTTTCCATTGCCAAACAGATGAAAGCGTGTGGAAAAACTATACAAGAAAGGGATATTAAAGGGAAGATTCTCAGATCCCTTGTACCAAAATTTAATTATGTCGTTTGCTCCATTGAAGAATTCAACAATGTCGACACTGTTACAGTTGATGAACTTTAA